From Streptomyces asiaticus, one genomic window encodes:
- a CDS encoding FAD/NAD(P)-binding protein: MTTVPLPYRVTAVSAETADCVSLEVTPVGRALPEFSPGRFAMMYAFGVGEVPISVSATGDAHRLVHTVRAIGAVTGALCRLRAGDVIGLRGPYGTGWDLDAAAGSDVLVVAGGIGLAPLRPVVRHVLGHPGHYGGLQVLIGARTPEDLLYGAEPEHWRRASAQVEVTVDRPGPGWHGSVGVVTTLLDRVDWRPDRTAALLCGPEVMIRHTARALLARGLPARRIQVSLERNMRCGTGHCGHCQLGPLLLCRDGPVVGYDRAQPLLAVREL, from the coding sequence GAGACCGCGGACTGTGTGTCGCTGGAGGTGACACCGGTGGGGCGGGCGCTGCCGGAGTTCTCGCCGGGCCGGTTCGCCATGATGTACGCCTTCGGCGTCGGGGAGGTGCCGATCTCGGTCAGCGCGACCGGTGACGCCCACCGTCTGGTGCACACCGTCCGAGCGATCGGCGCGGTCACCGGCGCGCTGTGCCGACTCAGGGCGGGGGACGTGATCGGCCTGCGGGGCCCCTACGGCACCGGCTGGGACCTCGACGCGGCGGCCGGGTCGGACGTCCTGGTGGTCGCCGGCGGCATCGGGCTCGCCCCGCTGCGCCCGGTGGTGCGCCATGTGCTCGGCCACCCCGGGCACTACGGCGGCCTTCAGGTGCTGATCGGGGCCCGTACGCCCGAGGATCTGCTCTACGGGGCGGAACCGGAGCACTGGCGGCGCGCCTCGGCCCAGGTGGAGGTGACCGTCGACCGGCCCGGCCCGGGTTGGCATGGCAGCGTGGGCGTGGTCACCACCCTGCTGGACCGGGTCGACTGGCGCCCGGACCGGACCGCCGCGCTGCTCTGCGGCCCCGAGGTGATGATCCGGCACACTGCCCGGGCTCTGCTCGCCCGCGGCCTGCCCGCGCGTCGGATCCAGGTGTCACTGGAACGGAACATGCGCTGCGGCACCGGCCACTGCGGCCACTGCCAGCTCGGGCCGCTGCTGCTGTGCCGGGACGGCCCGGTGGTCGGCTACGACCGCGCCCAGCCCCTGCTCGCCGTCAGGGAGCTGTGA
- a CDS encoding oxidoreductase yields MEPDPRPSLAVWKFASCDGCQLTLLDCEDELLPLTDRVRITHFLEMSSAEDSRERATLEGTGPYDLSLVDGSITTAEDVRRVHHIRRISRRLVTIGACATAGGIQALRNFADVAEFRAAVYADPEYIATLDTSTPISAHVPVDFELRGCPIDRGQLLEVITAFLAGRKPNVSGHSVCFECKRRGTTCITVAQGIPCLGPVTHAGCGALCPAYGRGCYGCFGPMVQPNLEAMVRELRHDGMSERDIVRVFRTFNAASPEYGPVPELAAQEAPETPAEEEPR; encoded by the coding sequence ATGGAACCCGACCCCCGCCCTTCCCTTGCCGTGTGGAAGTTCGCCTCGTGCGACGGCTGCCAGCTGACCCTGCTCGACTGCGAGGACGAACTGCTCCCGCTCACCGACCGGGTACGCATCACACACTTCCTGGAGATGTCCAGTGCGGAGGACTCCCGGGAGCGGGCCACCCTCGAGGGGACCGGGCCGTACGACCTCTCCCTGGTGGACGGGTCCATCACCACCGCCGAGGACGTCCGGCGCGTCCACCACATCCGGCGGATCTCCCGCCGCCTGGTCACCATCGGCGCCTGCGCCACCGCGGGCGGCATCCAGGCGCTGCGCAACTTCGCGGATGTGGCGGAGTTCCGCGCCGCGGTCTACGCCGACCCGGAGTACATCGCCACGCTGGACACCTCCACACCCATCTCGGCGCATGTGCCGGTCGACTTCGAGTTGCGCGGCTGTCCGATCGACCGCGGCCAGCTGCTGGAGGTGATCACGGCCTTTCTGGCCGGGCGCAAGCCGAACGTCTCCGGCCACAGCGTCTGCTTCGAGTGCAAGCGGCGTGGCACGACCTGTATCACCGTCGCCCAGGGCATCCCGTGCCTGGGGCCCGTCACCCATGCCGGGTGCGGCGCCCTCTGTCCCGCCTACGGGCGCGGCTGCTACGGCTGCTTCGGGCCGATGGTCCAGCCCAACCTGGAGGCCATGGTGCGCGAGCTGCGGCACGACGGCATGAGCGAGCGGGACATCGTGCGGGTCTTCCGCACCTTCAACGCGGCCTCACCCGAATACGGCCCCGTACCCGAGCTCGCGGCCCAGGAGGCCCCCGAGACCCCGGCGGAGGAAGAGCCCCGATGA